One stretch of Tepiditoga spiralis DNA includes these proteins:
- a CDS encoding ABC transporter permease, with the protein MNPDKNKINNDTKNKENEKEDVFEQEFLSTPQLVWRIIKKHKLGVISMWVLAILYFFAIFADFFSPMDPYKNHIEYRFMHSTKMHSTNLITGEKTKRYVNLYTLERDPVTRKGTFVEATHFDKLKAINSDNGKEETYQLGKYSETFNSTITEMYFNYYIVNKAVTKDGQEILLDKKSVNDQILLPISLFEKDKQATAPVRDKDGFLKPNFSNFLTGNEVLYKEDKRDIAIDEAKSNWKYGSKIKDKDIVKINKYFKLDYIYVGTDNFDEVDIYPADIQGVTFKRYDVKFFIKSWDYKLLGFIPTNVHFIGVEKTKLPSLKDYISNDGIFYLWGADKFGRDMLSRLLYGSRVSLSIGFVGILITFTIGLFFGGAAGYYGGWVDEGLMRFTEILMSLPSFYLLIALGALLPGDLSPALRYMLIIVILSFISWPGMARVIRGMTLGMKSSEFIEAAVALGYPGRRIIWKHMIPNTMTYIIVSATMAIPSYIIGEASLSFLGLGITEPSSSWGLMLSQAQSLEALTNYPWLLIPGLLIFITALSFNLFGDALRDALDPRALGH; encoded by the coding sequence ATGAATCCTGATAAAAATAAGATAAATAATGATACAAAAAATAAAGAAAATGAAAAAGAAGATGTTTTTGAACAAGAATTTTTATCTACTCCACAATTAGTTTGGAGAATCATAAAAAAACATAAACTTGGTGTTATTTCAATGTGGGTTCTTGCAATACTTTACTTTTTTGCAATATTTGCTGACTTTTTCTCACCAATGGACCCTTATAAAAACCACATTGAATATAGATTTATGCATTCAACAAAGATGCACAGTACAAACTTAATAACTGGAGAAAAAACAAAGAGATATGTAAACTTATACACTTTAGAAAGAGATCCAGTTACAAGAAAAGGAACTTTTGTTGAAGCTACTCATTTTGATAAATTAAAAGCTATTAATTCTGATAATGGTAAAGAAGAAACATATCAACTTGGAAAGTATAGTGAAACTTTTAATTCTACCATTACTGAAATGTACTTTAATTACTATATAGTGAATAAAGCAGTTACAAAAGATGGTCAAGAAATACTTTTAGATAAAAAAAGTGTAAATGATCAAATTTTACTTCCTATTTCTTTATTTGAAAAAGATAAACAAGCTACAGCACCTGTAAGAGATAAAGATGGATTTTTAAAGCCTAATTTTTCAAACTTTTTAACAGGAAATGAAGTGCTCTATAAAGAAGACAAAAGAGATATAGCAATTGACGAAGCAAAGAGTAATTGGAAGTATGGTTCTAAAATAAAAGATAAAGATATAGTAAAAATAAATAAATACTTTAAGTTAGACTATATTTATGTTGGAACTGATAACTTTGATGAAGTTGATATTTATCCAGCAGATATACAAGGAGTTACCTTTAAAAGATACGATGTTAAGTTTTTCATCAAATCTTGGGATTATAAACTATTAGGTTTTATCCCTACAAATGTACATTTTATTGGTGTAGAAAAAACCAAATTACCTTCTTTAAAAGATTATATCTCAAACGATGGTATATTCTATCTTTGGGGAGCAGATAAATTTGGCAGAGATATGCTTTCTAGACTTTTATATGGTTCAAGGGTATCACTTTCAATTGGTTTTGTAGGTATATTAATAACATTTACAATAGGTCTCTTCTTTGGTGGAGCTGCTGGTTATTATGGTGGCTGGGTAGATGAAGGATTAATGAGATTTACTGAAATATTAATGTCATTACCAAGTTTTTATTTACTTATAGCTCTTGGAGCATTATTACCGGGTGATTTATCTCCGGCATTAAGATATATGCTCATCATCGTCATACTTTCATTTATAAGTTGGCCAGGTATGGCAAGGGTTATTAGAGGTATGACTCTTGGTATGAAATCTTCTGAATTTATTGAAGCTGCCGTAGCTTTGGGTTATCCTGGAAGAAGAATTATCTGGAAACATATGATACCTAACACTATGACATATATAATTGTATCTGCTACTATGGCAATACCATCATATATTATCGGTGAAGCAAGTTTGTCTTTCCTTGGTTTAGGAATTACAGAACCTTCATCATCTTGGGGACTCATGTTATCACAAGCACAGAGCTTAGAAGCTTTAACAAATTATCCATGGCTTCTTATACCAGGACTTTTAATATTTATAACTGCTCTTTCATTTAATCTCTTTGGAGATGCTTTAAGAGATGCTTTAGATCCAAGAGCTTTAGGTCATTAA
- a CDS encoding methyl-accepting chemotaxis protein: protein MSLKKFFYFIFPSVIVISLILSMLFMFFAQVKVKNFIVEKQKRDIINQTKTIINLENKKAEVSLITLMQNEKVKELFYEQKRDELYNYLKSYYSTIKNDFYMSTLHFHNKDITSFLRWHSPEKYGDSLTWRNMLVEANKSKKRLDGIEVGKAGLVIRSIIPVFFKNEFIGTSEIGITISKEFLKSIIGDNICYVPYDYSGKRIDKYIIEDDDFSKLIKKDKLDKLINGEEKEINFIKKNFLYVTILIKDYTGKNVGVLITKDNITSLNLIFNNVRKSLIIVFLIIIFVSIYLFIIIGRNIVKKAKDIQYISNNVENNNLIIKVKVNENSKNEITHSVSKLNNAIKNLRKMFLNTINNLKENVVVFRNTEILLTSENKKIKKIGEKIYDSKENIHSISSSIEEVNSGVEEISAGATSIEKTSQNIVFITKELTNFSEKSNEFVKIINDNMNHLSNLSSEFVITVDELFNKTNNIADIVNTINTITEQTNLLSLNAAIEAASAGEAGKGFAVVADEIRKLAGKSKIATEKIETILNDIKNNIVIVDKKTKEINKNVIDSTNKTDTLFEQIKNITDKTIEVNDEMVNLAAVSQQQSASTVEISQSMDNSTKQLFEITEIFDELYENMKELIVIFDKITENSKKYEEISYERYSENNKKYTLYTNLDLINEIENMKESHINYLKEVENILKTKRLKNLEINPKYCNFGIFYNSYKINSLYKEEWKKIGDIHNLIHNETEKILKYILEDNINEAKRIYENIKNKKEELFQILNELIKKLK from the coding sequence ATGAGTTTAAAAAAGTTTTTTTATTTTATTTTTCCTAGTGTTATAGTAATTTCTTTAATTTTGTCAATGTTATTTATGTTTTTTGCACAAGTGAAGGTTAAAAATTTTATAGTTGAAAAACAAAAAAGAGATATTATTAATCAAACAAAAACTATTATAAATTTAGAAAATAAAAAAGCTGAAGTATCTCTTATAACTTTAATGCAAAACGAAAAAGTAAAAGAATTGTTTTATGAACAAAAGAGAGATGAATTATATAATTATTTAAAAAGTTATTATTCTACTATAAAAAATGATTTTTATATGTCAACACTTCATTTTCATAATAAAGATATAACTTCATTTTTAAGATGGCATTCTCCAGAAAAATATGGAGATAGTTTAACATGGAGAAATATGTTAGTTGAAGCAAACAAATCTAAAAAAAGATTAGATGGTATAGAGGTTGGTAAAGCTGGTTTAGTTATAAGAAGTATAATACCTGTATTTTTTAAAAATGAATTTATAGGAACATCTGAAATAGGAATTACAATATCAAAAGAATTTTTAAAATCAATAATTGGAGATAATATTTGCTATGTTCCTTATGACTACTCAGGAAAAAGAATAGATAAATATATTATTGAAGATGATGATTTTTCTAAATTAATTAAAAAAGATAAATTAGATAAATTAATAAATGGTGAAGAAAAAGAAATAAATTTTATAAAAAAGAATTTTTTGTATGTAACTATACTTATTAAAGACTATACAGGTAAAAATGTTGGCGTATTGATAACAAAAGATAATATTACATCTTTAAATCTTATATTTAATAATGTTAGAAAGAGTTTAATTATTGTATTTTTAATAATAATATTTGTTTCTATATATTTGTTTATAATCATTGGAAGAAATATAGTGAAAAAAGCAAAAGATATTCAATATATTTCAAACAATGTAGAAAATAATAATTTAATAATAAAAGTAAAAGTAAATGAAAATTCTAAAAATGAAATAACTCATTCTGTAAGTAAGTTAAACAATGCAATAAAGAATTTAAGAAAAATGTTTTTGAATACAATAAATAATTTAAAAGAGAATGTTGTAGTTTTTAGAAATACGGAAATTTTATTAACTTCAGAAAATAAAAAAATAAAAAAAATTGGTGAAAAGATATATGATTCTAAGGAAAATATCCATTCAATATCTTCTTCAATTGAAGAAGTAAACTCAGGGGTTGAAGAAATAAGTGCTGGAGCAACTTCAATAGAAAAAACATCTCAAAATATAGTATTTATAACTAAAGAACTAACTAATTTTTCTGAAAAAAGCAATGAATTTGTAAAGATAATTAATGATAATATGAATCATTTATCTAATTTATCTTCAGAATTTGTGATTACAGTAGATGAATTATTTAATAAAACAAATAATATAGCAGATATAGTAAATACTATTAATACTATAACAGAACAAACAAATTTATTATCTTTAAATGCAGCAATAGAAGCAGCAAGTGCTGGAGAAGCTGGTAAAGGTTTTGCAGTAGTTGCAGATGAAATAAGAAAGCTTGCAGGAAAATCAAAAATTGCAACTGAAAAAATAGAAACAATATTAAATGATATAAAAAATAACATAGTAATTGTTGATAAAAAAACTAAAGAAATAAATAAAAATGTTATAGATTCAACAAATAAAACAGATACTTTATTTGAACAAATAAAAAATATTACAGATAAGACAATAGAAGTAAATGATGAAATGGTTAATTTAGCTGCAGTAAGTCAACAACAATCAGCATCTACAGTTGAAATTTCACAATCGATGGATAATTCAACAAAACAACTTTTTGAAATTACAGAAATTTTTGATGAGTTATATGAAAATATGAAAGAATTAATAGTGATCTTTGATAAAATAACAGAAAATTCCAAAAAATATGAAGAAATATCTTATGAAAGATATTCAGAAAATAATAAAAAATATACTTTATATACAAATTTGGATTTAATAAATGAAATAGAAAATATGAAAGAAAGTCATATAAATTATTTAAAAGAAGTAGAGAATATTTTAAAAACAAAGAGATTGAAAAATTTAGAAATTAATCCAAAATATTGTAATTTTGGAATATTTTATAATTCTTATAAAATCAATAGTTTATATAAAGAAGAATGGAAAAAAATTGGGGATATTCATAATTTAATTCATAATGAAACAGAAAAAATATTAAAGTATATCTTAGAAGATAATATAAATGAAGCTAAAAGAATATATGAAAATATAAAAAATAAAAAAGAAGAGTTATTTCAAATATTAAATGAATTAATAAAAAAATTAAAATAA
- a CDS encoding dihydroorotase — MKDGKIIKISDHISTKNEKVIDASNKLIIPGIIDMHVHLRSPGYEYKETLETGLKAAVHGGITTIGMMPNTNPTIDTLELIKNLNEQIKKINLSNVLFIPALTKNRDGKELVNISEIQNYAVGFSDDGSPINNTNLMLKALKILKKPIIDHCEVTGLNGSMREGVYSNLYKIKGIPDISETIMAFRDIEVSRNTGAHIHIAHISTKRTVKIIRDAKKQGINITCEATHNHFLFKDIDVKNANYKVNPPLPTQEDLEELINGIKDGTIDILITDHAPHSKEEKERNIENSPFGISGLETFLSGILMISKKHSIPLKKLINMVTHNPAKIFNLKNVGDIKEGYNADLTIFDTNKNWKVTEETLYSKGKNTPFLNMNIPGVVEKTIINGVIKYEEG, encoded by the coding sequence ATAAAGGATGGAAAAATAATCAAGATATCTGATCATATAAGCACTAAAAATGAAAAAGTTATTGATGCTTCCAATAAACTTATAATTCCAGGAATAATAGACATGCATGTACACTTAAGGTCGCCTGGATACGAATACAAGGAAACATTAGAAACTGGATTAAAAGCTGCTGTACATGGTGGAATTACAACTATTGGAATGATGCCAAACACTAATCCAACAATAGATACTTTAGAACTAATAAAAAATTTAAATGAACAAATTAAAAAAATAAATTTATCAAATGTTTTATTTATTCCTGCATTAACTAAAAATAGAGATGGAAAAGAACTTGTAAATATCTCTGAAATACAAAATTATGCTGTAGGTTTTAGTGATGATGGAAGTCCTATTAATAATACAAATTTAATGTTGAAAGCTTTAAAAATTCTTAAAAAGCCAATAATTGATCATTGTGAAGTTACTGGATTAAATGGAAGTATGAGAGAAGGTGTATATTCTAATTTGTACAAAATAAAAGGTATACCTGATATTTCTGAAACAATAATGGCATTTAGAGATATTGAAGTTTCAAGAAATACTGGAGCTCATATACACATAGCTCACATATCAACTAAAAGAACCGTAAAAATAATAAGAGATGCAAAAAAACAAGGCATAAATATAACTTGTGAAGCTACACATAATCATTTTTTATTTAAAGATATTGATGTAAAAAATGCAAATTACAAGGTAAATCCTCCTCTTCCAACACAAGAAGACTTAGAAGAGTTAATTAATGGAATAAAAGATGGAACAATAGACATATTGATAACTGATCACGCTCCTCATTCAAAAGAAGAAAAAGAAAGAAATATTGAAAATTCTCCATTTGGAATTAGTGGACTTGAAACTTTTCTTTCAGGAATACTAATGATTTCTAAAAAACACTCTATACCATTAAAAAAATTAATTAACATGGTTACTCATAATCCAGCAAAGATATTCAATTTAAAAAATGTTGGAGATATAAAAGAAGGATACAATGCTGATTTAACTATCTTCGATACAAATAAAAATTGGAAGGTAACAGAAGAAACATTATATTCAAAAGGAAAAAATACACCATTTTTGAATATGAACATTCCAGGAGTAGTAGAAAAAACAATAATAAATGGTGTAATAAAATATGAGGAGGGATAA
- a CDS encoding FAD-binding oxidoreductase — translation MEGKIILKKISKEYCILKVKLTEDMNILPGQFVMLSHPLKKELSKPFSVMDFEDGVLTFFVKIVGKFSKLLSELKENDILNIKGPLGVPYINKIDKNLKYVLVGGGCGAVSLIYFKKIYPNLVENELYGFKNSSIRKIFEHKSLFIDEESGNPLDKLDTILKEKNGIIFCGSKGMQKALLNKYPNKKIYMSLEENMGCGEGMCKGCPVMTTNGVKMVCKDGPLFDSKEVLEWKD, via the coding sequence GTGGAAGGAAAGATAATATTAAAAAAGATATCCAAAGAATATTGTATTTTAAAGGTAAAACTAACTGAAGATATGAATATCTTACCGGGACAATTTGTTATGCTATCTCATCCATTAAAAAAAGAGTTATCAAAACCGTTTTCAGTAATGGACTTTGAAGATGGAGTTTTAACCTTTTTTGTAAAAATAGTAGGAAAGTTTTCAAAACTTTTAAGTGAGTTAAAAGAAAATGATATATTGAATATAAAAGGACCTCTTGGAGTTCCTTATATAAATAAAATAGACAAAAATTTAAAGTATGTTTTAGTAGGCGGTGGATGTGGTGCTGTTTCATTGATATACTTTAAAAAAATTTATCCTAATCTTGTTGAAAATGAACTTTATGGATTCAAAAATTCCAGTATAAGAAAAATTTTTGAACACAAAAGTTTATTTATTGATGAAGAAAGTGGAAATCCATTAGATAAATTAGATACTATATTAAAAGAAAAAAATGGAATAATTTTTTGTGGAAGTAAGGGAATGCAAAAAGCTTTATTAAATAAGTACCCAAATAAAAAGATTTATATGTCCCTTGAAGAAAATATGGGCTGTGGAGAAGGAATGTGTAAAGGATGCCCTGTAATGACTACAAATGGTGTAAAAATGGTTTGTAAAGATGGCCCTCTATTTGATTCAAAGGAGGTATTAGAATGGAAAGATTAA
- a CDS encoding dihydroorotate dehydrogenase: MERLKTKVCGITFNNPVITASGPSGNGEELNKLIDISKLGGFTSKTITLNSKIGNPPPRIINVDGGMLNSIGLQNDGYIEFKKNTVPFLESLNTNIIASLGGYDSQEFEIMIKELNSTKIKAFELNLSCPNVSKGGAVISQNPNLVYEVVKNAKKISKKPIFVKFGIENVDELVENTVAAGADGVTLINCIKGMKIDINTGKTILKRKIGGLSGPAIKPIALATVYKIKNKYPDLSIIGMGGIMNFEDALEFMMAGASLVGIGTGVMIDHEIPVNIIKNLNNFLLKKNKKLDEIFSSAQEV; this comes from the coding sequence ATGGAAAGATTAAAAACAAAGGTTTGTGGAATTACTTTCAATAATCCAGTAATAACAGCGTCTGGCCCTTCAGGTAATGGAGAAGAGTTAAATAAATTAATTGATATTTCAAAATTAGGTGGATTTACATCAAAAACAATAACCTTAAATTCAAAAATTGGAAATCCTCCTCCAAGAATTATAAATGTTGATGGAGGTATGTTGAACTCAATAGGACTTCAAAATGATGGATATATTGAATTTAAAAAAAATACTGTACCCTTTTTAGAAAGTTTAAATACAAATATAATTGCAAGTTTAGGTGGTTACGATTCACAAGAATTTGAAATAATGATAAAAGAATTAAATAGTACAAAAATAAAAGCATTTGAATTGAATTTGTCTTGCCCCAATGTTAGTAAAGGAGGAGCAGTAATATCTCAAAATCCAAACTTAGTATATGAAGTAGTAAAAAATGCAAAAAAAATTTCTAAAAAGCCTATTTTTGTAAAGTTTGGAATAGAAAATGTGGATGAATTGGTAGAAAACACCGTTGCAGCTGGTGCAGATGGAGTAACTTTAATTAACTGTATAAAAGGTATGAAAATAGATATCAACACAGGAAAAACTATTCTAAAAAGAAAAATTGGAGGATTGAGTGGTCCAGCAATTAAACCCATAGCACTTGCAACAGTATACAAGATAAAAAATAAATATCCTGATTTATCAATAATCGGTATGGGTGGAATCATGAATTTTGAAGATGCTTTAGAGTTTATGATGGCTGGTGCAAGTTTAGTTGGAATTGGAACTGGAGTAATGATAGATCATGAAATCCCAGTGAATATAATAAAAAATTTGAACAATTTTTTATTGAAAAAAAATAAAAAATTAGATGAAATTTTTTCATCTGCGCAGGAGGTATAA
- the pyrF gene encoding orotidine-5'-phosphate decarboxylase, with product MFYEKYLKMREKNNSVLIVGLDSDTNKFNSKFSKDAIGIFEFNKYIIEQTNEYVCGYKPNIAFYEKHGYKGIQALEKTVEYIKKYTELPIIIDAKRGDIGNTAAAYAEAFFKYLKVDSITINPYMGMETINPYIELENSHVFVLGLTSNKGAKDFELENDLYLKVIKNVNEYNKKFKDKIGIVVGATNDEHIEKITKNSGNMVYLIPGIGAQGGSIEKLFKGLNGYKNIVINSSRGIIFSEDPKKSAKELKENLNKARGL from the coding sequence ATGTTTTACGAAAAATACTTAAAAATGAGAGAAAAAAATAATTCTGTATTGATAGTTGGGTTAGACAGTGATACAAATAAATTTAATTCTAAATTTTCAAAAGATGCAATTGGTATTTTTGAATTCAATAAATACATAATAGAGCAAACAAATGAATATGTTTGTGGTTATAAGCCAAACATAGCTTTTTATGAAAAACATGGCTATAAAGGTATACAAGCACTCGAAAAAACTGTTGAATACATAAAAAAGTATACAGAATTACCAATTATTATCGATGCTAAAAGAGGAGACATTGGAAATACTGCAGCAGCATATGCAGAAGCATTTTTTAAATATTTAAAGGTTGATTCAATAACTATAAATCCCTATATGGGAATGGAAACAATAAATCCTTATATTGAATTAGAAAATAGCCATGTATTTGTTCTTGGACTAACTTCAAACAAAGGTGCTAAAGACTTTGAATTAGAAAATGACTTATACTTAAAAGTAATAAAAAATGTTAATGAATACAATAAAAAGTTTAAAGATAAAATAGGAATTGTTGTTGGCGCTACTAATGATGAACATATAGAAAAAATAACAAAAAATTCAGGAAATATGGTTTATTTGATACCTGGAATAGGTGCTCAAGGAGGAAGTATAGAAAAATTGTTTAAAGGATTGAATGGTTATAAAAATATAGTAATAAACTCTTCAAGAGGAATAATATTTTCTGAAGATCCTAAAAAATCAGCAAAAGAATTAAAAGAAAACTTAAATAAAGCGAGGGGATTATGA